In a single window of the Sphingosinicella microcystinivorans genome:
- a CDS encoding HigA family addiction module antitoxin has translation MFMRAVHPGEILKDELDGLDVSPTEFARQIDVPPNRISQIIAGKRAVTGDTALRFGHWFGTEPQFWLNLQSAYEIRVAEEKAGQAIARLPVRSGVPTMAEHQPR, from the coding sequence ATGTTTATGAGAGCTGTTCATCCCGGCGAAATCCTCAAGGATGAGCTGGACGGACTGGATGTTTCGCCGACCGAGTTCGCGCGGCAGATCGACGTGCCGCCAAACCGGATCAGCCAGATCATCGCTGGTAAGCGCGCTGTGACCGGCGATACCGCACTGCGCTTCGGGCACTGGTTCGGCACCGAACCGCAGTTCTGGCTGAACCTGCAAAGCGCCTACGAAATCCGTGTTGCGGAGGAAAAGGCGGGACAGGCGATCGCGCGGCTGCCGGTTCGTTCAGGTGTGCCCACGATGGCCGAACACCAGCCACGATAG
- a CDS encoding type II toxin-antitoxin system RelE/ParE family toxin has translation MVNKLPLISESRTIAPQLTFDVHRQYRYSWKIMILSYRDKNTERFARGEFVKAFQGFEEQAARRLSILNAALSLDTLRALPGNRLEALKGDRAGQYSIRINQQWRICFEWLPGQIGPGNVEIVDYH, from the coding sequence ATGGTGAACAAGTTGCCGCTCATATCTGAGTCCCGCACCATCGCCCCTCAATTGACGTTTGACGTACATCGTCAATATCGCTATAGTTGGAAGATCATGATTCTGAGCTATCGGGATAAAAACACAGAGCGTTTTGCAAGGGGCGAGTTCGTTAAAGCCTTTCAAGGGTTTGAAGAACAGGCCGCGCGGCGGCTGTCCATCCTGAATGCGGCGCTGTCGCTCGATACGCTCCGCGCCCTGCCGGGCAACCGGCTTGAAGCGCTCAAAGGGGATCGTGCAGGACAGTACTCCATTCGCATTAACCAGCAATGGCGCATCTGTTTCGAGTGGCTCCCCGGCCAAATTGGGCCGGGCAATGTTGAAATCGTGGACTATCACTGA